Genomic DNA from Caldicellulosiruptoraceae bacterium PP1:
CAAAAATGATTGCTGAAAAAGAAAAGGTTAACAAAGATACACAAACTATTATTGAAATAGCTTCAATTCTTCATGATATAGGTATAAAGGTATGTGAGCAAAAATATAATTCTACTTTAGGTCATTTTCAAGAGATTGAAGGTCCTATTGTTGCTCAGAATATTCTAAAGGCATATGAAATCGATAACAGTATTTTAAATAGGGTTTTATATCTTATAGGTAATCATCATAGCTATAATAAGATTGATGATATAGACTTTCAAATTTTAGTTGAGGCAGATTTTTTAGTAAATATATATGAAGATAATATGAGTTTGGAGCAAATCAGAAAAATTAAAGAAAAGTATTTTAAAACTGTCTCAGGTACTGATATAATAAGGAGTATGTATAATTTGTAGCTTGGCTTTGAACCTTTTCGGTTTAAAGATAAATAAAATTTTTGTAGTATGGTAGGGAGGTTAATTTATGGATCTAATTTTATCAATTTTACCAATTCTTCTTGTTCTTGTTCTTTTAATTCTTTTCAAAAAAACTGCAGATATTGCTGGTCTTGCTGGATGGATTCTAACAGGTCTTATTGCAATCTTTGCATTTAAAACCTCATTTGATGTATTTATAAAATCATCAGCTATGGGCTTTTTGGCAGCACTACCTGTATCACTTGTTGTTGTAACATCAATTATTCAGCTTGCAATTATGGAATCAACAGGTGCTATGAAAAGAATTATTGTTTTTATAAAAGGGATATCAAAGGATGATAAGATATTACAAGCACTTATTTTAAATGTTGGATTTGGCACTTTTTTAGCTGCAACAGGTGCAATTCCTGTAACAACACTACCTCCAATATTAATTGGACTTGGGTATTCAACATTCAGCAGTATTGCACTTTCAGCAGTAGGATTTGATTCACTGTGTACATATGCTTTGCTTGGCACACCACTTGTTGTTTTTGCTCAGATTGCAAATACAGACCTTATTACAGCAGCAAAATATTTTTTACCTTATGTAGGGGTTGTTTCTTTTACCATCTCTCTTGCAATGCTTTATATTATAGGTAATAGTCATTATTTAAAAAGAGGAATTTTACCTGCCATAGTTGTTGGTATTACATCATATTTATCAGCAAGGTTTACAATATTAATTAAAGCTCCAGTTTTAACTGGTATCTTTGCTGGTATATTTATAATGCTTGTTATGATGCTAATACTTAAGCTAAAAGGTAAAAAAGTATATGATAGTTCAGTATTTAATGATGAGGACAAGAAGATATCAAAGAGCATGAATATTCTTGTAGCTATTTCCCCTTGGATATTATTAGTTGTATTAATTTTAGCTACAAACTTAATTGAACCAATAAGAGCATTTTTATATGAAAAACTTTCAATGCCAGTTGAAGTAATGAAAGGACCTAAAATAAAGCCAATATTTACAAGGGTTTTATGGCAAGCATACACATGGATTTTGATTAGTACATTGCTTTCAATAGTATTCTTAAAACCAACAAAACAGCAGCTAAAAGACTCTCTTATTAAGATGAAAAACAGAATTCCAAAACCATTTATATCATCAACAGTCTTCTTTTTAATGGCATATGTAATGATGTATTCAGGATTTGTAAAGACTGATTTGGGATATGAGCTTTTAAATAAAGACCATAATATCATTTATATTATGGCTGACTATTCTGCAAGGGCATTTAAACATGCCTATGCATTTATTGTGCCATACCTTGGGATACTTGGAGGCTTTATCACAGGTACAGAAACATCAACAATTGCTATGTTTGCTAAATATACAATAGAGACATCAAATATACTAAAGATATCTCCATTTATGATGGTTGCAGCTCTTGCATTTGGAGGAGGATTAGCATCTGGCATTTCACCTTCAAAATTACAAAACGCTGCAGCAGCTATTGATGCAATTGGTGAAGAATCTAAAGTTTTGAAAACAACACTTATTATTTCACTTATTATGGCGTTTATAACTGGTATTTTAAGCTTTATTTTAAGATTAGGATAAAACAAAGGGCTATCCAAAAAGAATATTGGATAGCCCTAAATTATTCAATGAATAGGTTTTAATATACATTTACAAATGTAAATCATGATAAATATATTCTACTTTAAATATTAATTTTAAATTATACATTCACTATTTTTACTGCCAATATTGTAAATTCAAAAACATGTTAATTATTTTACTTTGCTCTTCTAACTCTTCTAAACTTGATACACCGTAATATTTACCTTTAATATTTCTCGACTCAAGTGTCCAAAGAAAAGCTTTAAACTTTGGAAACCTATCAATATTTTTTTCCATATAGAAAAGAAGATCGCATAATTTTTTATATAAAAACGAATTCTTATCTCTTTCTTTATTAAATCTATCTATATTTACAATTAACTCGAATGGTTCAGTTATTTTATATCGATAAGCATTTTCTTTATTATTAGAATATATTTTTTGATAATTATTATAGCTTTCCAAAAAAACCCTATACATCATATCTCTCCTTAAAACGTGGTAAATTTTCCAAAAATGCTTTTTTCTTTGATTCATAAAAATCATTTCGATTAATTATCTCGTTAATAATTATATTCAATAAATTTTTATCGCATTGAGGAACAAGTATATCCAAATCCTCAATATCTTTTTCACTCATTCTGATAATTTTGCTTACAACAATATCTTCTTTTGATAATACGTAAAAACTAAGATAGTCAAAACCATCTAGTTTAATTGCTCTTTTTTTATATGAAGG
This window encodes:
- a CDS encoding HD domain-containing protein, with product MNFICNVYFDMLKYFNNDIRRINHASKVYCFAKMIAEKEKVNKDTQTIIEIASILHDIGIKVCEQKYNSTLGHFQEIEGPIVAQNILKAYEIDNSILNRVLYLIGNHHSYNKIDDIDFQILVEADFLVNIYEDNMSLEQIRKIKEKYFKTVSGTDIIRSMYNL
- a CDS encoding L-lactate permease, with protein sequence MDLILSILPILLVLVLLILFKKTADIAGLAGWILTGLIAIFAFKTSFDVFIKSSAMGFLAALPVSLVVVTSIIQLAIMESTGAMKRIIVFIKGISKDDKILQALILNVGFGTFLAATGAIPVTTLPPILIGLGYSTFSSIALSAVGFDSLCTYALLGTPLVVFAQIANTDLITAAKYFLPYVGVVSFTISLAMLYIIGNSHYLKRGILPAIVVGITSYLSARFTILIKAPVLTGIFAGIFIMLVMMLILKLKGKKVYDSSVFNDEDKKISKSMNILVAISPWILLVVLILATNLIEPIRAFLYEKLSMPVEVMKGPKIKPIFTRVLWQAYTWILISTLLSIVFLKPTKQQLKDSLIKMKNRIPKPFISSTVFFLMAYVMMYSGFVKTDLGYELLNKDHNIIYIMADYSARAFKHAYAFIVPYLGILGGFITGTETSTIAMFAKYTIETSNILKISPFMMVAALAFGGGLASGISPSKLQNAAAAIDAIGEESKVLKTTLIISLIMAFITGILSFILRLG
- a CDS encoding DUF6036 family nucleotidyltransferase; amino-acid sequence: MLGGYFDIATRDFDFLDLNYPAELGKVLRYLSDFDMLEYESTAISPSYKKRAIKLDGFDYLSFYVLSKEDIVVSKIIRMSEKDIEDLDILVPQCDKNLLNIIINEIINRNDFYESKKKAFLENLPRFKERYDV